One window of Aspergillus oryzae RIB40 DNA, chromosome 3 genomic DNA carries:
- a CDS encoding uncharacterized protein (predicted protein): MYALGIVFRHSRATVPPFLDDQSLNTSLGALYLGPVRRSAEESDDMNPQTREIFIKNSWITWNGRNHFWLPPEYRPKYTAVYGNIVAIIIGNHEMTVFKFTLH, encoded by the exons ATGTATGCACTGGGCATTGTCTTCAGACACTCAAGGGCCACAGTACCGCCATTTCT CGATGACCAGTCCCTCAACACAAGCTTAGGTGCTCTTTATCTTGGGCCTGTTCGCAGGTCGGCCGAAGAGAGCGATGATATGAACCCGCAAACCCGAGAAATCTTCATTAAGAATTCATGGATCACATGGAATGGCCGGAACCATTTCTGGCTTCCCCCAGAGTACAGACCCAAGTACACAGCTGTCTATGGCAATATTGTTGCGATTATAATTGGTAACCATGAGATGACAGTGTTTAAATTTACTCTCCACTAA
- a CDS encoding WD40 repeat domain-containing protein (predicted NTPase (NACHT family)) produces the protein MEKAPLQIYFSALWMAKLPTIRSHWSSLQQTIECNPDSVLRIASSPDGSVLASTSGHKVRLWDPSSGQCLNTLEGQDLLQTLDSEVNDDAYRTIAFSPNGKTLASTSRSSSRVWPWDVLTGQCLQVLHGHTRAVNQVAFSSNDDMLASSSYDQTVRLWDPCIGNCLQILMGHTDCVRAVVFSPAPRFANILASVSDDRSIRIWDSTTAKCLQDIKTYDEEIRVLAFSCDGEILASAFGDKSNNVTNFRITEVQLWNPMTGQNLHRLQGPSDKLTAIAFSPNGKILASASWDDSVRLWDPLYGHCLAILWHPVPFYDVAFAPDAKTLAPSTSHDDSVWLWDPLTKQCLQKMEGHSSWVHSVAFSPSNYSEKLLASAALDDRVVLWSTFHGIT, from the exons ATGGAAAAAGCTCCGCTGCAAATCTATTTCAGCGCACTT TGGATGGCAAAGCTACCTACTATTCGAAGTCATTGGAGCTCTTTGCAGCAAACAATTGAGTGCAATCCTGATTCAGTTCTCCGTATTGCTTCCTCACCTGATGGGAGTGTGCTTGCGTCAACATCAGGCCACAAAGTTCGTCTCTGGGACCCTTCAAGCGGACAGTGCTTAAATACACTTGAGGGTCAAGATCTGTTACAGACACTGGATAGTGAAGTAAATGAT GATGCGTATAGGACCATCGCGTTTTCGCCTAATGGGAAAACCCTCGCGTCAACATCACGATCAAGCAGCAGGGTGTGGCCGTGGGATGTATTAACCGGGCAGTGTCTGCAAGTGCTCCATGGCCATACTCGTGCAGTCAATCAAGTGGCTTTTTCAAGCAATGACGACATGCTTGCATCGTCATCGTATGACCAGACGGTCCGCCTGTGGGATCCATGCATTGGAAACTGCCTCCAGATTCTTATGGGACATACTGATTGTGTTCGCGCAGTCGTCTTTTCACCTGCTCCACGCTTTGCAAATATACTTGCGTCAGTATCAGATGATCGCAGCATACGGATTTGGGATTCAACAACGGCAAAGTGCCTGCAGGATATCAAAACCTATGATGAGGAGATCCGTGTCCTCGCCTTCTCCTGCGATGGAGAGATTCTTGCATCAGCGTTTGGCGACAAAAGCAATAACGTAACGAACTTTCGCATAACAGAGGTACAGCTGTGGAACCCAATGACCGGACAAAACCTACACAGACTCCAAGGCCCTTCGGACAAGTTAACCGCAATTGCGTTCTCTCCTAATGGAAAGATACTCGCATCCGCGTCATGGGATGACTCCGTACGGCTATGGGATCCTTTGTATGGACACTGCTTGGCAATACTTTGGCATCCTGTTCCTTTCTATGATGTTGCGTTCGCGCCTGATGCTAAAACACTGGCACCATCAACAAGCCATGATGACAGTGTTTGGCTTTGGGACCCACTGACGAAACAATGCCTGCAGAAAATGGAAGGGCATAGTAGCTGGGTCCACTCGGTCGCTTTCTCACCTTCGAATTATAGTGAGAAGCTGCTCGCATCAGCAGCATTGGATGATAGAGTGGTACTTTGGAGCAC CTTTCACGGTATCACGTGA
- a CDS encoding CVNH domain-containing protein (predicted protein), whose protein sequence is MGSFHHTARNWRIKVDNGVTLFRVEVKDLHGNWVERTIRLDDHIGNTDDGSHKGCTGWFIWGGKNFTQSARDIRLEDTEWGPKLVAVMRSNDGGDRGLQGMLLGDKIENRNGELHFTGP, encoded by the exons ATGGGTTCCTTCCACCACACTGCCCGCAACTGGCGCATCAAAGTCGACAACGGCGTCACCTTGTTCCGCGTGGAGGTCAAAGATCTCCATGGCAACTGGGTTGAACGGACAATCCGTTTGGATGATCACATTGGCAACACTGATG ATGGCTCACACAAAGGATGCACAGGCTGGTTCATCTGGGGCGGAAAGAACTTCACCCAATCCGCCAGGGATATCCGCTTGGAGGATACTGAGTGGGGTCCCAAGCTGGTCGCCGTGATGCGCTCGAACGACGGTGGCGACCGTGGTTTACAGGGAATGTTGTTGGGCGATAAGATCGAGAACAGGAACGGAGAGCTTCACTTCACCGGTCCTTGA